One stretch of Sphingomonas rosea DNA includes these proteins:
- a CDS encoding thiamine pyrophosphate-binding protein codes for MTTTPTRTGGQILVDQLRIQGCDRLFTVPGESFLAVLDALHDTPEIETIVCRQEGGVAYMAEADGKMTGRPGVAFVTRGPGATNASPGVHVAFQDSTPMILFVGDLDRRDKDREGFQEIDFPAFFGPIAKWAARIDDARRIPEYVARAWRVATVGRPGPVVLAIPEDMLRDEVEALDRPPVPPLVEHPDPAAIATLHEMLKDACAPLAIVGGADWSPAAAHHFAAWASRIGLPTAAAFRRQDAIANDCPVYAGNLGYGPNPKLLSRVRDADLLLVVGARLGESTTEGYTLVTPDHPGQTIVHVHPDPNELGRVYHADLPICADMGEFAQALDHWDEPDLLPFGAGAEAHADYLEWTTPAPRDGVTLDLGPCVALLRDKLPADTIICNGAGNFSGWFHRYWRYAAMPTQLAPTSGTMGYGLPAAVAAAIRFKDRQVLCVAGDGDFLMNGQELATAAQYGADLIVIVIDNGSYGTIRMHQERDYPERLSATTLANPDFAALARAFGGWAATVETTEEFGPAIDEALTRKGIRLLHCKTDVEVITNQTTISALRAKAKG; via the coding sequence ATGACCACCACCCCGACCCGCACCGGCGGCCAGATCCTCGTCGACCAGCTCCGGATTCAAGGCTGCGACCGCCTGTTCACCGTGCCGGGCGAGAGTTTCCTCGCCGTGCTGGACGCGCTCCACGATACGCCCGAGATCGAGACGATCGTCTGCCGGCAGGAGGGCGGGGTCGCCTACATGGCCGAGGCCGACGGCAAGATGACCGGCCGCCCGGGCGTCGCCTTCGTCACCCGCGGCCCCGGCGCCACCAACGCCTCGCCCGGCGTCCACGTCGCCTTCCAGGATTCGACCCCGATGATCCTGTTCGTCGGCGACCTCGACCGCCGTGACAAGGACCGCGAGGGCTTCCAGGAGATCGACTTCCCGGCCTTCTTCGGGCCGATCGCCAAATGGGCCGCGCGGATCGACGACGCCCGCCGCATCCCCGAATATGTCGCCCGCGCCTGGCGCGTCGCCACCGTCGGCCGCCCCGGCCCGGTCGTCCTCGCCATCCCCGAGGACATGCTCCGGGACGAGGTCGAGGCCCTCGACCGCCCGCCCGTCCCGCCGCTGGTCGAGCATCCCGACCCCGCCGCTATCGCCACCCTGCACGAGATGCTCAAGGACGCCTGCGCGCCCCTCGCGATCGTCGGCGGCGCCGACTGGAGCCCGGCCGCAGCCCATCACTTCGCCGCCTGGGCGAGCCGCATCGGCTTGCCCACCGCCGCCGCCTTCCGCCGCCAGGACGCCATTGCCAACGATTGCCCGGTCTATGCCGGCAACCTCGGCTACGGTCCCAATCCCAAGCTCCTGAGCCGAGTCCGCGACGCCGACCTGCTGCTGGTCGTCGGCGCCCGCCTCGGCGAGTCGACGACCGAGGGTTACACGCTCGTCACCCCCGACCATCCCGGCCAGACGATCGTCCACGTCCATCCCGACCCCAATGAGCTCGGCCGCGTCTATCACGCCGACCTCCCCATCTGCGCCGACATGGGCGAGTTCGCGCAGGCGCTCGACCATTGGGACGAGCCCGACCTGCTCCCCTTCGGCGCCGGCGCCGAGGCCCATGCCGACTATCTCGAATGGACCACGCCGGCCCCGCGCGACGGCGTGACGCTCGACCTCGGCCCCTGCGTCGCCCTGCTCCGCGACAAGCTCCCCGCCGACACCATCATCTGCAACGGCGCGGGCAATTTCTCGGGCTGGTTCCACCGTTACTGGCGCTACGCCGCCATGCCGACGCAGCTCGCCCCGACGAGTGGCACCATGGGCTACGGCCTCCCCGCCGCGGTCGCCGCCGCGATCCGCTTCAAGGATAGACAAGTGCTGTGCGTCGCGGGGGACGGCGACTTCCTGATGAACGGGCAGGAACTCGCCACCGCCGCCCAATATGGCGCGGACCTCATCGTCATCGTGATCGACAACGGCAGTTACGGCACCATCCGCATGCACCAGGAGCGCGACTATCCGGAGCGCCTGTCCGCCACCACCCTCGCCAACCCCGACTTCGCCGCCCTCGCCCGCGCCTTCGGCGGCTGGGCCGCGACGGTCGAGACGACGGAAGAGTTCGGCCCCGCCATCGACGAAGCGCTCACCCGCAAGGGCATCCGCCTCCTCCACTGCAAGACCGACGTCGAGGTGATCACCAACCAGACGACCATCTCGGCGCTGCGGGCGAAGGCGAAGGGTTGA